The following coding sequences lie in one Pseudomonadota bacterium genomic window:
- a CDS encoding sigma-54 dependent transcriptional regulator, giving the protein MTAKSILVVDDEPDIRDTVQEILIDEGYDVSTAENAAVARELRDTLKPDLVLLDVWMPDEDGITVLAGWQESGALECPVVMMSGHGTVETAVEATRLGAVDFVEKPLSLQKLLRTVDKSLRSWNAPSPHTDAAVQPSPMPWVGSSDYSRDLREQLPKVASSSAPVLLTGPAGSLKHQLAQRLHVDGERHGQPYVVVRCDALDPRTLAVELFGGEHAGERTVGSLEQAAGGTLFLQDVFELPRVAQKQLSACLASGVYHRVGGAASLQLDARVVASVDGEALADSPEVSEDLFYQLNVVPIRTRPLAEHKEDIPAIVDAVIDHLVAIESLTYRHMGVAAKNRLRHADWPGDLVQLLNLIKRLLILGDGLEITVAEVDTALSDATPLEPMLGQEGELFRLPMHLPLREARAEFERVYLAQQLKDVDGRMGELATRVGMERTHLYRKLRSLGIETKRAGD; this is encoded by the coding sequence ATGACAGCGAAATCGATTTTGGTGGTTGACGATGAGCCGGATATCCGCGACACCGTTCAGGAGATCCTCATCGATGAAGGCTATGACGTGTCAACCGCGGAGAACGCCGCGGTGGCGCGCGAACTGCGGGACACGCTGAAACCGGACCTGGTGCTGCTCGACGTCTGGATGCCGGACGAGGACGGCATCACGGTGCTGGCGGGTTGGCAGGAGAGTGGGGCGCTGGAGTGCCCGGTGGTGATGATGTCAGGGCACGGTACTGTCGAGACCGCGGTGGAAGCGACGCGGCTCGGTGCCGTGGATTTCGTCGAGAAGCCCCTGTCGTTGCAAAAGCTGTTGCGCACGGTGGACAAGTCGTTGCGCAGTTGGAACGCGCCCTCGCCGCACACCGACGCGGCCGTTCAGCCCTCGCCGATGCCGTGGGTCGGGTCGAGCGATTACAGCCGTGACCTGCGTGAGCAACTGCCCAAAGTGGCCTCGAGTTCGGCGCCGGTGCTGCTCACCGGGCCGGCTGGGTCGTTGAAGCATCAACTCGCCCAACGCCTGCACGTCGACGGCGAACGGCACGGCCAACCCTACGTCGTCGTGCGCTGCGACGCGCTCGACCCACGCACCCTGGCGGTGGAGCTGTTCGGCGGCGAGCACGCCGGCGAACGCACGGTCGGCTCGCTCGAGCAAGCCGCCGGCGGCACGCTGTTCCTGCAGGACGTGTTCGAGTTGCCGCGCGTGGCGCAGAAGCAGCTCAGTGCCTGCCTCGCGTCGGGCGTCTACCACCGCGTCGGCGGTGCCGCCTCGCTGCAGCTCGACGCGCGCGTGGTGGCCTCGGTCGACGGCGAAGCGCTGGCCGACAGCCCGGAAGTCAGCGAAGACCTCTTCTACCAACTCAACGTCGTGCCCATTCGCACCCGGCCGTTGGCCGAGCACAAGGAAGACATCCCCGCCATTGTCGACGCCGTGATCGACCACCTGGTGGCGATCGAATCGCTGACCTACCGGCACATGGGGGTGGCGGCCAAGAACCGGCTGCGCCACGCCGACTGGCCGGGCGACCTCGTGCAGTTGCTGAACCTGATCAAACGCCTGCTGATTCTCGGCGACGGGCTCGAAATCACGGTCGCCGAGGTCGACACCGCGCTGAGCGATGCCACGCCGCTCGAGCCCATGCTCGGCCAGGAGGGCGAACTGTTCCGGCTGCCGATGCACCTGCCGCTGCGGGAGGCGCGTGCCGAGTTCGAGCGTGTCTACCTGGCCCAACAGTTGAAAGACGTTGACGGACGCATGGGCGAACTGGCAACGCGGGTGGGAATGGAACGCACGCACCTCTACCGCAAACTGCGCAGCCTGGGTATCGAGACCAAACGGGCGGGCGACTGA
- the trkA gene encoding Trk system potassium transporter TrkA, translating into MKIIILGAGQVGTAVARNLADENNDVTIVDTNADVLQEMQSRLDLRAVVGPASHPDILRRAGADDADLLIACTSADEVNMMACQIAYTVFQTPTKIARVRSPAYRNVEALFHSEHIPVDYLISPEQLVTLHIERLIELPGALQAIDFAEGHLRLIGVRAESGGRVVGHKLRTLREHLPDVDSRVVAIYRGDHAIIPTGDTVVEAGDEVFFLAARRHAAAVMEEMRAAAQPNRHVMIAGGGNIGYQLARRLQHHYRVKLIERNPERAEFLAGELDCMVLQGDAADVDLIVEENIQDMDIFCALTNDDEANILSAILAKDRGAGKVMSLVNRVAYSELIPTSMIDVAVSPHQITIGQLLTHVRRGNVEAVHSLRRGVAEVIEAIATGDRKTSRLVGRQIGEVDLPLNSTIGALVRGEAVLMAHHDSVIEAGDHIIFFVSDKRRIPEIERLCQVKATFI; encoded by the coding sequence ATGAAGATCATCATCCTGGGGGCGGGGCAGGTCGGGACGGCCGTGGCGCGAAACCTCGCCGACGAGAACAACGACGTGACCATCGTCGACACCAACGCGGATGTCCTGCAGGAGATGCAATCCCGGCTGGACCTGCGCGCGGTGGTCGGGCCGGCATCGCACCCGGACATCCTGCGCCGTGCGGGCGCGGACGACGCCGACCTCCTGATCGCCTGCACCAGCGCGGACGAGGTCAACATGATGGCCTGTCAGATCGCCTACACGGTGTTTCAGACGCCGACCAAGATCGCCCGCGTGCGCAGTCCGGCCTACCGCAACGTCGAGGCGCTGTTTCACAGCGAGCACATCCCGGTCGACTATCTGATCAGCCCGGAGCAGCTGGTCACCTTGCACATCGAACGCTTGATCGAGCTGCCAGGTGCGCTGCAGGCAATCGATTTTGCCGAAGGGCATTTGCGTTTGATCGGTGTCCGGGCCGAGAGCGGTGGTCGCGTCGTCGGACACAAGCTGCGCACCCTGCGGGAACACCTGCCCGACGTCGACAGCCGCGTAGTTGCGATCTACCGCGGCGACCACGCGATCATCCCGACGGGCGACACGGTGGTCGAGGCCGGCGACGAGGTGTTCTTCCTCGCGGCGCGCCGGCACGCGGCGGCCGTGATGGAAGAGATGCGCGCAGCGGCTCAACCCAACCGCCACGTGATGATCGCTGGCGGCGGCAACATCGGCTATCAGCTCGCGCGGCGACTGCAACACCACTACCGGGTCAAGCTGATCGAACGCAACCCGGAGCGCGCCGAGTTTCTGGCCGGTGAGCTCGATTGCATGGTGTTGCAGGGCGATGCGGCGGACGTCGACTTGATCGTCGAGGAGAACATCCAGGACATGGATATCTTCTGCGCGCTGACCAACGACGACGAGGCCAATATCCTCTCGGCGATCCTCGCCAAGGACCGCGGTGCCGGCAAGGTGATGTCGCTGGTCAACCGCGTTGCATACTCCGAGTTGATTCCGACCAGCATGATCGACGTCGCGGTGTCGCCGCACCAGATCACCATCGGTCAGTTGCTCACACACGTGCGGCGCGGCAATGTCGAAGCGGTGCACTCGTTGCGGCGGGGTGTCGCCGAGGTCATCGAGGCAATTGCGACCGGGGACCGCAAGACCTCCCGGCTGGTCGGCCGCCAGATCGGTGAAGTGGATCTGCCGCTCAACAGCACCATTGGCGCCTTGGTGCGGGGCGAGGCCGTGCTAATGGCGCACCACGACAGCGTGATCGAGGCGGGCGACCACATCATCTTCTTCGTCAGCGACAAGCGACGGATACCTGAGATCGAGCGCCTGTGTCAGGTCAAGGCGACCTTCATTTGA